In the genome of Gordonia rubripertincta, one region contains:
- the argS gene encoding arginine--tRNA ligase, producing MTPADLAALLRAVTLTVVRDRGLDENLVPDSIVVERPRHADHGDYSTNIALQLGKRLGVAPRELAGWLAEAFAGAEGIAKSEIAGPGFVNIWLGAAAQNTVVKTVLEQGESYGRGKELAGSIINLEFVSANPTGPIHLGGTRWAAVGDALGRVLAARGADVTREYYFNDHGAQIDRFARSLEAAALGNPTPEDGYAGDYIGDIAAQVVGKVPDVLSQPEADRVETFRAVGVDLMFAHIKESLHDFGTDFDVYTHEDKMFATGLVDECIEQLKGNGNLYENDGAWWLKSTDFGDDKDRVVIKSDGNAAYIAGDIAYYRDKRNRGFNLCIYMLGADHHGYISRLKAAAAALGDDPATVEVLIGQMVNLVKDGKPVRMSKRAGTVITLDDLVDAVGVDGARYSLIRSSVDVNIDIDLDLLTKQSNDNPVYYVQYAHARMSALARNAADLGVVSSLDHLDLLDDPAEGELIRTIGDFDEVVATAATLREPHRVCRYLEVLAGTYHRFYAKCRVLPQGDEEVADIHRARLALCEATRQVLANGLGLVGVSAPEQM from the coding sequence GTGACTCCCGCCGACCTGGCCGCGCTGCTGCGCGCCGTGACCCTGACCGTGGTCCGTGACCGCGGACTGGACGAGAACCTGGTGCCCGACTCCATCGTCGTCGAGCGCCCCCGTCACGCTGACCACGGCGATTACTCCACCAACATCGCCCTGCAGCTCGGCAAGCGACTCGGTGTGGCGCCCCGTGAGCTGGCCGGGTGGCTCGCCGAGGCGTTCGCCGGCGCCGAGGGCATCGCGAAGTCGGAGATCGCCGGTCCCGGTTTCGTCAACATCTGGCTCGGTGCGGCCGCCCAGAACACCGTCGTGAAGACCGTGCTGGAGCAGGGCGAGAGCTACGGCCGCGGCAAGGAGCTGGCCGGCTCGATCATCAACCTGGAGTTCGTCTCGGCCAACCCGACCGGACCGATCCACCTCGGCGGCACCCGCTGGGCCGCCGTCGGTGACGCGCTCGGCCGTGTTCTGGCCGCTCGCGGCGCCGACGTGACCCGCGAGTACTACTTCAACGACCACGGCGCCCAGATCGACCGCTTCGCACGGTCCCTGGAGGCCGCGGCACTGGGCAACCCGACCCCGGAGGACGGCTACGCCGGCGACTACATCGGCGACATCGCCGCTCAGGTCGTCGGTAAGGTGCCCGACGTGCTGTCGCAGCCCGAGGCCGACCGGGTCGAGACCTTCCGCGCCGTCGGCGTGGACCTGATGTTCGCCCACATCAAGGAGAGCCTGCACGACTTCGGCACCGACTTCGACGTCTACACCCACGAGGACAAGATGTTCGCGACGGGCCTCGTCGACGAGTGCATCGAGCAGCTCAAGGGCAACGGCAACCTGTACGAGAACGACGGTGCGTGGTGGCTGAAGTCCACCGACTTCGGCGACGACAAGGACCGCGTCGTCATCAAGAGCGACGGCAACGCCGCCTACATCGCCGGCGACATCGCCTACTACCGCGACAAGCGCAACCGCGGCTTCAACCTGTGCATCTACATGCTCGGTGCCGACCACCACGGGTACATCAGCCGGCTCAAGGCCGCCGCGGCCGCGCTCGGCGACGACCCGGCCACCGTCGAGGTCCTCATCGGTCAGATGGTGAACCTGGTCAAGGACGGCAAGCCGGTACGCATGTCGAAGCGCGCGGGCACGGTCATCACCCTCGACGACCTCGTCGACGCCGTGGGTGTCGACGGCGCGCGGTACTCGCTGATCCGCTCGTCGGTGGACGTGAACATCGACATCGACCTGGACCTGCTCACCAAGCAGTCCAACGACAACCCGGTCTACTACGTGCAGTACGCGCACGCCCGGATGTCGGCGCTCGCGCGCAATGCCGCCGACCTGGGGGTGGTGTCCTCGCTCGATCACCTCGACCTGCTCGACGACCCGGCCGAGGGCGAATTGATCCGCACGATCGGCGATTTCGACGAGGTCGTCGCCACCGCCGCCACCCTGCGCGAGCCGCACCGCGTCTGCCGCTACCTCGAGGTCCTCGCCGGCACGTACCACCGCTTCTACGCCAAGTGCCGTGTCCTGCCCCAGGGCGACGAAGAGGTGGCCGACATCCACCGCGCCCGGCTCGCCCTGTGCGAGGCCACCCGCCAGGTCTTGGCGAACGGCCTCGGACTGGTCGGCGTCAGCGCTCCGGAGCAGATGTGA
- the lysA gene encoding diaminopimelate decarboxylase: MSAHPAGPRHAELLAAPHLAQRPNDPAVLAALPPQVWPRNAARDESGELRIAGVPVNELAAEFGTPAFIVDEADFRSRCRDMMAAFGPYGRVHYASKAFLCSEVARWVNEEGLSLDVCSGGELAIALRAGFPAARIALHGNNKSPEELAAAVDAGIGHVVLDSMIEIDRLDAISGERGVVTDVLVRVTVGVEAHTHEFISTAHEDQKFGFALAGGVAMEAIRRVFATDNLRLVGLHSHIGSQIFDMDGFELAAHRVLGLLHDVVDEFGVEKTSQMSIVDLGGGLGISYLEEERPLPVGKVAETLADIVRRESAAVGLPMPIIAVEPGRAIAGPGTITLYRVGTVKDVALGGGATRRYISVDGGMSDNIRTVLYQAEYDVRLVSRVSDARAVVCRVVGKHCESGDIVIKDCWLPEDLGPGDLIAVAATGAYCYSMSSRYNMTMRPPVVAVADGAARLMLRRETIDDFLSLEVGS, translated from the coding sequence GTGAGCGCGCACCCGGCCGGCCCGCGGCACGCCGAACTGCTGGCCGCGCCGCACCTCGCGCAGCGCCCGAACGACCCGGCCGTCCTCGCCGCCCTGCCGCCCCAGGTGTGGCCGCGCAACGCCGCCCGCGACGAGTCGGGTGAGCTGCGTATCGCCGGAGTGCCGGTGAACGAGCTGGCCGCCGAGTTCGGCACCCCGGCGTTCATCGTCGACGAAGCCGATTTCCGGTCCCGTTGCCGCGACATGATGGCGGCGTTCGGCCCCTACGGCCGGGTGCACTACGCGTCGAAGGCCTTCCTGTGCAGCGAGGTCGCGCGCTGGGTGAACGAAGAGGGGCTCTCCCTCGACGTGTGCAGCGGCGGCGAACTCGCCATCGCGCTGCGCGCCGGCTTCCCCGCGGCACGAATCGCGTTGCACGGCAACAACAAGAGCCCCGAGGAACTGGCCGCGGCGGTCGACGCCGGCATCGGGCACGTGGTCCTCGACTCCATGATCGAGATCGACCGGCTCGACGCGATCTCCGGTGAGCGGGGCGTCGTCACCGACGTGCTCGTCCGGGTCACCGTCGGCGTGGAGGCGCACACCCACGAGTTCATCTCGACCGCCCACGAGGACCAGAAGTTCGGCTTCGCCCTCGCCGGCGGTGTCGCGATGGAGGCGATCCGCCGGGTCTTCGCGACCGACAACCTCCGCCTCGTCGGTCTGCACAGCCACATCGGTTCGCAGATCTTCGACATGGACGGTTTCGAGTTGGCCGCCCACCGTGTCCTCGGGCTGCTCCACGACGTCGTCGACGAGTTCGGCGTCGAGAAGACCTCGCAGATGTCGATCGTGGATCTCGGTGGGGGACTGGGTATCTCGTACCTCGAGGAGGAGCGGCCGCTGCCGGTGGGCAAGGTAGCCGAGACCCTCGCCGACATCGTCCGCCGCGAATCCGCCGCCGTGGGCCTGCCGATGCCGATCATCGCCGTCGAGCCCGGCCGCGCGATCGCCGGCCCCGGCACCATCACCCTCTATCGCGTGGGCACCGTCAAGGACGTGGCGCTCGGCGGTGGTGCCACCCGCCGCTACATCTCCGTGGACGGCGGGATGAGCGACAACATCCGCACGGTGCTCTACCAGGCCGAATACGACGTCCGGCTGGTCTCGCGGGTGTCCGACGCACGTGCGGTCGTCTGCCGCGTCGTCGGGAAGCACTGCGAGAGCGGTGACATCGTGATCAAGGACTGCTGGCTGCCCGAGGACCTGGGTCCCGGTGACCTGATCGCGGTCGCCGCCACCGGCGCCTACTGCTACTCGATGTCGAGTCGGTACAACATGACCATGCGGCCGCCGGTCGTGGCCGTGGCCGATGGGGCGGCACGCCTCATGCTGCGGCGCGAGACCATCGACGACTTCCTCAGCCTGGAGGTGGGCTCGTGA
- a CDS encoding homoserine dehydrogenase: protein MTGSVQNASDTSEVKAVRPIGVAVLGMGNVGAEVVRIITDNADDLRARVGAPVEIRGVAVRDLNRPRQIGQELLTDDPASLIARDDVDIVVELMGGIDPARSLIRTALESGKSVVTANKALLAEYTGELASAAAEAKVDLYFEAAVAGAIPVIRPLMQSLAGDTVERVAGIVNGTTNFILSAMDETGADYADTLAEAGRLGYAEADPTADVEGYDAAAKAAILASIAFHSRVTAADVHREGISSVTAADLVAAKKFDCTIKLLSICERVRDVDGSQRVSARVYPALIPLTHPLATVNGAFNAVVVEAENAGRLMFYGQGAGGSPTASAVLGDMVMAARNRVHGGRGPLESTYASLPIAPIDDVFTRYYISMRVADRPGVLAQVAGEFTKRSVSIAAVRQEGAGDDARLIVVTHRAPDRAQSDCVAALEDMDAVIKVSSVLRLEGTDD, encoded by the coding sequence GTGACCGGATCTGTCCAGAACGCAAGCGACACAAGCGAGGTGAAAGCCGTGCGACCCATCGGGGTGGCGGTACTCGGGATGGGCAACGTCGGTGCCGAGGTGGTGCGCATCATCACCGACAACGCCGACGACCTGCGAGCGCGTGTGGGCGCACCGGTGGAGATCCGGGGCGTCGCGGTGCGCGATCTCAACCGGCCGCGCCAGATCGGCCAGGAACTGCTGACCGACGATCCCGCGTCGCTGATTGCCCGCGACGACGTCGACATCGTCGTCGAACTCATGGGCGGCATCGACCCGGCCCGTTCCTTGATCCGCACCGCGCTCGAGAGCGGCAAGTCGGTCGTCACCGCCAACAAGGCGCTGCTGGCCGAGTACACCGGTGAACTCGCGAGCGCAGCTGCCGAGGCGAAGGTCGACCTGTACTTCGAGGCCGCGGTCGCCGGCGCCATCCCGGTCATCCGTCCGCTGATGCAATCGCTCGCCGGCGACACCGTCGAGCGCGTGGCCGGAATCGTCAACGGCACCACCAACTTCATCCTGTCGGCGATGGACGAGACCGGCGCCGACTACGCCGACACACTCGCCGAGGCGGGCCGTCTCGGATACGCCGAGGCCGACCCGACCGCCGACGTCGAGGGATACGACGCGGCGGCCAAGGCCGCGATCCTCGCGTCGATCGCCTTCCACTCGCGGGTCACCGCCGCCGACGTCCACCGCGAGGGCATCTCGTCGGTGACCGCGGCCGACCTGGTCGCCGCGAAGAAGTTCGACTGCACGATCAAGCTGCTCTCGATCTGCGAGCGCGTTCGCGATGTCGATGGCTCCCAGCGGGTCTCGGCTCGCGTGTACCCGGCGCTGATCCCGCTGACCCACCCGCTCGCCACCGTCAACGGGGCGTTCAACGCGGTGGTCGTCGAGGCGGAGAACGCCGGTCGGCTGATGTTCTACGGCCAGGGTGCCGGTGGTTCGCCCACCGCGTCGGCCGTGCTCGGCGACATGGTGATGGCTGCGCGCAACCGCGTCCACGGTGGGCGCGGTCCGCTGGAATCGACGTATGCGTCGCTGCCGATCGCCCCGATCGACGACGTGTTCACCCGCTACTACATCTCGATGCGCGTTGCCGACCGCCCGGGTGTCCTTGCCCAGGTAGCCGGTGAGTTCACCAAGCGTTCGGTGAGCATCGCCGCAGTTCGCCAGGAGGGCGCGGGCGACGACGCGCGCCTGATCGTGGTGACCCATCGGGCCCCGGACCGCGCGCAGTCGGATTGCGTTGCGGCGCTAGAAGACATGGACGCCGTCATCAAGGTGTCGAGTGTGTTGCGATTGGAAGGTACCGATGACTGA
- the thrC gene encoding threonine synthase, which produces MTETTPAPVHRAWPGLIEAYRSRLPVADDWKVVTLLEGGTPLISAPHLSSLTGCEVYLKVEGLNPTGSFKDRGMTMAVSNAVNNGKTAVLCASTGNTSASAAAYATRAGITCAVLIPEGKIAMGKLAQAVMHGAKIIQVQGNFDDCLELARKATAEFGEIELVNSVNPARIEGQKTAAFEIVDVLGRAPDVHALPVGNAGNITAYWKGYTEYHADGVSSSVPRMLGVQAAGAAPLVNGAPVKEPETIATAIRIGSPASWNQAVAAKDESNGQFRAATDEKLLEAYRLIAGKEGVFVEPASAASVAGLLAARADGWIEAGSTVVCTVTGNGLKDPDTALAGIPEVEAIPVDPVAVANALGVG; this is translated from the coding sequence ATGACTGAGACGACTCCCGCGCCCGTGCACCGCGCGTGGCCCGGCCTGATCGAGGCATACCGTTCGCGGTTGCCCGTCGCCGACGACTGGAAGGTCGTCACCCTGCTCGAGGGTGGCACCCCGCTGATCAGCGCCCCGCATCTGTCGTCGCTGACCGGTTGCGAGGTCTACCTCAAGGTCGAGGGCCTCAATCCGACCGGCTCGTTCAAGGACCGCGGCATGACCATGGCCGTGAGCAACGCGGTCAACAACGGCAAGACCGCCGTGCTCTGCGCCTCGACGGGCAACACCTCCGCCTCGGCGGCCGCCTACGCCACCCGCGCCGGGATCACCTGCGCGGTGCTCATCCCGGAGGGCAAGATCGCGATGGGCAAGCTCGCCCAGGCGGTCATGCACGGCGCCAAGATCATCCAGGTCCAGGGCAACTTCGACGACTGCCTCGAGCTCGCCCGCAAGGCGACCGCCGAGTTCGGTGAGATCGAGCTCGTGAACTCGGTCAACCCGGCCCGCATCGAGGGCCAGAAGACGGCCGCCTTCGAGATCGTCGACGTCCTCGGTCGCGCCCCCGACGTGCACGCGCTGCCCGTCGGCAACGCCGGCAACATCACGGCCTACTGGAAGGGCTACACCGAGTACCACGCCGACGGTGTGTCGTCCTCGGTGCCGCGGATGCTCGGCGTGCAGGCCGCCGGAGCGGCCCCGCTGGTCAACGGTGCCCCGGTCAAGGAGCCGGAGACCATCGCGACCGCGATCCGCATCGGCTCGCCCGCGAGCTGGAACCAGGCCGTCGCCGCCAAGGACGAGTCGAACGGTCAGTTCCGCGCGGCCACCGACGAGAAGCTGCTCGAGGCCTACCGCCTGATCGCGGGCAAGGAAGGCGTCTTCGTGGAGCCGGCTTCCGCCGCGAGCGTGGCCGGACTCCTCGCCGCACGTGCCGACGGCTGGATCGAGGCCGGTTCGACGGTGGTCTGCACCGTGACGGGCAACGGTCTCAAGGACCCCGACACCGCGCTCGCAGGCATTCCCGAGGTCGAGGCGATCCCGGTCGATCCGGTGGCGGTGGCGAATGCCCTCGGTGTCGGCTGA
- the thrB gene encoding homoserine kinase, with amino-acid sequence MPSVSAESAGVEEMTQNGEMTEPGVATRQLPVGVSARVRVPASSANLGPGFDCLGIALGIYDEVIVETVADGIVLDIEGEGSADVPRDESHLVVRALQRGLTHAGVSAPGLKLRCVNQIPHSRGLGSSAAAAVSGLAAASGLVSAAGFGAGLSADELVQLSSEFEGHPDNAAASVLGSVVVTWTETTDDANSYHAHRLSVHPDVCATVFVPDTESSTSFTRGLLPDAVPRADAVFNLSRAALAVVALTSDPRNLMAASADRLHQPYRASAMLPTSELVAELRARGHAATVSGAGPTVLVLGTAPIPADIRLLAQGLGFTTHSVAIAGGVDISAG; translated from the coding sequence ATGCCCTCGGTGTCGGCTGAGTCCGCCGGGGTCGAGGAGATGACGCAGAACGGCGAGATGACCGAACCCGGGGTGGCGACACGACAGCTGCCCGTGGGTGTCTCGGCGCGCGTCCGGGTGCCGGCGTCGAGTGCGAACCTCGGACCGGGATTCGACTGTCTGGGCATCGCTTTGGGGATCTACGACGAGGTGATCGTCGAAACCGTCGCCGACGGCATCGTGCTCGACATCGAGGGGGAGGGCTCGGCCGACGTCCCGCGCGACGAGTCGCACCTCGTCGTGCGCGCCCTCCAGCGCGGTCTCACCCACGCCGGCGTCTCCGCACCCGGCCTGAAGTTGCGCTGCGTCAACCAGATCCCGCATTCGCGGGGCCTCGGGTCCTCGGCCGCGGCCGCGGTGTCCGGTCTCGCCGCCGCCTCCGGCCTCGTCTCGGCCGCGGGTTTCGGCGCGGGCCTGTCCGCCGACGAACTGGTCCAGTTGTCCAGTGAGTTCGAGGGACACCCCGACAACGCCGCCGCGAGCGTGCTCGGTTCGGTTGTCGTCACCTGGACGGAGACCACCGACGACGCGAACTCCTATCACGCCCACCGGCTGTCGGTGCACCCCGACGTGTGCGCGACCGTCTTCGTCCCCGACACCGAGTCGTCGACGTCGTTCACCCGCGGGCTCCTTCCGGATGCGGTGCCGCGCGCCGATGCGGTCTTCAACCTGAGCCGGGCTGCGCTTGCCGTCGTCGCGTTGACCTCTGATCCGCGCAATCTCATGGCCGCCTCGGCGGACCGGTTGCATCAGCCCTACCGGGCGTCGGCGATGCTGCCGACCAGCGAGCTCGTCGCCGAACTGCGTGCGCGCGGACATGCCGCGACGGTCTCGGGCGCCGGGCCGACGGTGCTCGTGCTGGGTACCGCGCCGATCCCGGCCGACATCCGGTTGCTCGCGCAGGGGCTCGGTTTCACCACGCATTCGGTGGCCATCGCCGGTGGCGTGGACATCAGCGCGGGCTGA
- the rho gene encoding transcription termination factor Rho — MTDTDLITAPAEQESAGSAGPDSGQPAKTRARAARTGLSGMVLSELRTVAGELGIKGTSGMRKGDLIAAIKERQGGGAAKTADAKAEAKSPETKNIEAKNTEAKNTEAKATEGASAEAKADTKTSETRRRSAKASSEDGQLSIVESAEDGDSGRAPRSGKKNANPETGEQNADQSSKGGESKGDANADSPKGGDSDAGEQRNRRNRNQNRDNQNREGGQNREGGQNRDNQNRDGGQNRGGGQNRDNRDDRDDDGEGGGRRRGRRFRERRRGRDREGSSQNEPQVSEDDVLQPVAGILDVLDNYAFVRTSGYLAGSNDVYVSMNMVRKNGLRRGDAITGAVKVPREGDQQNQRQKFNPLVRLDTVNGGDVEAAKKRPEFNKLTPLYPNQRLRLETTPDRLSTRVIDLIMPIGKGQRALIVSPPKAGKTTILQDIANAITVNNPECHLMVVLVDERPEEVTDMQRSVKGEVIASTFDRPPSDHTSVAELAIERAKRLVESGKDVVVLLDSITRLGRAYNNASPASGRILSGGVDSTALYPPKRFLGAARNIENGGSLTIIATAMVETGSTGDTVIFEEFKGTGNAELKLDRKISERRVFPAVDVNPSGTRKDELLLSPDEFAIVHKLRRLLSGLDSQQAIDLLISQLKKTKTNIEFLMSVQKTAPGAGGNDD; from the coding sequence GTGACAGATACGGACCTGATCACCGCACCTGCCGAGCAGGAATCCGCGGGTTCGGCCGGCCCTGACTCGGGGCAACCGGCCAAGACGCGCGCTCGTGCAGCACGTACCGGCCTGTCCGGCATGGTGCTCAGCGAGCTGCGGACCGTTGCCGGTGAACTCGGCATCAAGGGCACCTCCGGGATGCGCAAGGGCGATCTGATCGCCGCCATCAAGGAGCGCCAGGGCGGCGGAGCCGCCAAGACCGCAGACGCCAAGGCCGAGGCCAAGAGCCCCGAGACGAAGAACATCGAAGCCAAGAACACCGAGGCGAAGAACACCGAGGCAAAGGCCACCGAAGGTGCCTCCGCCGAGGCCAAGGCCGACACCAAGACCTCTGAGACCCGGCGCCGTAGCGCCAAGGCCTCGTCTGAGGACGGGCAGCTGTCGATCGTCGAGTCCGCCGAAGACGGCGACTCCGGTCGGGCGCCCCGCTCGGGCAAGAAGAACGCGAACCCGGAGACCGGCGAGCAGAACGCCGACCAGTCCTCCAAGGGCGGCGAGTCGAAGGGCGACGCCAACGCGGATTCGCCGAAGGGCGGCGACTCCGACGCCGGTGAGCAGCGCAATCGCCGCAACCGGAACCAGAACCGCGACAACCAGAACCGTGAGGGTGGCCAGAACCGCGAGGGCGGCCAGAACCGGGACAACCAGAACCGCGACGGGGGCCAGAACCGCGGCGGCGGTCAGAACCGGGACAACCGTGACGACCGTGACGACGACGGCGAAGGCGGCGGTCGTCGCCGGGGACGCCGTTTCCGCGAGCGTCGTCGTGGGCGTGACCGCGAGGGCAGCAGCCAGAACGAGCCGCAGGTCTCCGAGGACGACGTGTTGCAGCCCGTCGCCGGCATCCTCGACGTGCTCGACAACTACGCCTTCGTCCGCACCTCTGGTTACCTCGCCGGTTCCAACGACGTCTACGTGTCGATGAACATGGTGCGCAAGAACGGACTTCGACGCGGCGACGCGATCACCGGTGCGGTCAAGGTGCCGCGCGAGGGCGACCAGCAGAACCAGCGCCAGAAGTTCAATCCGCTCGTGCGTCTCGACACCGTCAACGGCGGTGACGTGGAGGCGGCGAAGAAGCGCCCCGAGTTCAACAAGCTCACCCCGCTGTACCCGAACCAGCGACTCCGCCTGGAGACCACGCCGGATCGACTGTCCACCCGCGTGATCGACCTGATCATGCCCATCGGCAAGGGGCAGCGTGCACTGATCGTCTCGCCGCCGAAGGCCGGTAAGACGACGATCCTGCAGGACATCGCCAACGCGATCACCGTCAACAACCCGGAATGTCACCTCATGGTGGTGCTCGTCGACGAGCGTCCCGAAGAGGTCACCGACATGCAGCGCTCGGTCAAGGGTGAGGTCATCGCCTCGACCTTCGACCGTCCGCCGTCAGACCACACCTCGGTCGCCGAACTCGCCATCGAACGCGCCAAGCGTCTCGTCGAGAGCGGCAAAGACGTTGTGGTGCTTCTGGACTCGATCACCCGTCTGGGTCGCGCATACAACAACGCGTCGCCGGCGTCGGGCCGAATCCTCTCCGGTGGTGTCGATTCGACCGCTCTGTATCCGCCGAAGCGATTCCTCGGTGCGGCGCGCAACATCGAGAACGGCGGATCGCTGACGATCATCGCCACCGCGATGGTCGAGACCGGTTCGACCGGTGACACGGTCATCTTCGAGGAGTTCAAGGGCACCGGCAACGCCGAGCTCAAGCTCGATCGCAAGATCTCCGAGCGCCGCGTGTTCCCCGCGGTCGACGTCAACCCGTCGGGCACCCGCAAGGACGAGCTCCTGCTCTCGCCCGACGAGTTCGCCATCGTCCACAAGCTGCGTCGTCTCCTGTCCGGTCTCGACTCGCAGCAGGCGATCGATCTGCTGATCAGCCAGCTCAAGAAGACCAAGACGAACATCGAGTTCCTGATGTCGGTCCAGAAGACCGCTCCGGGAGCCGGTGGCAACGACGACTAG
- a CDS encoding sulfite reductase subunit alpha yields MYDAASAGTSTPLSTTPDESSMPQTAPARRKPARSPWNRRNPYPATILANTVLSGPGSAKEVRHVEISLGDSGITYEPGDGIAITPVNDPALVDLLLDRLGAAGDEIIADRKATYSLREALSTRYEIGCPSKYLARAVAERTGHAELTRLIEAGDAPALDVWLRGRDVLDLLNIDPALHFAPEELLEELSPLAHREYSISSSPTVHPGTVHITMATVRYVADDRERGGVCSTHLADRCAPGDTVNVFITPNKTFRLPEGDVPAVMIGPGTGIAPFRAFLHHRAASGSTGPNWLFFGDQHRDTDYLYADEIDGFVTDGLLDRLDLAFSRDQEHKVYVQDRMRENGADLFAWLEKGAHVYVCGDAATMAGDVDAALHEIVAQHGGLDSDAARDYVDALRAAGRYARDVY; encoded by the coding sequence ATGTACGACGCCGCTTCGGCCGGTACCAGCACCCCACTGAGCACCACCCCGGACGAGTCGTCCATGCCGCAGACCGCTCCCGCGCGGCGCAAGCCGGCGCGGTCACCGTGGAACCGCCGTAATCCCTACCCCGCGACGATCCTCGCCAACACCGTCCTGTCGGGCCCGGGATCGGCCAAGGAGGTCCGGCACGTCGAGATCTCGCTCGGCGACAGCGGCATCACCTACGAGCCGGGCGACGGCATCGCCATCACGCCGGTCAACGATCCCGCCCTGGTGGATCTCCTGCTCGACCGCCTGGGCGCGGCCGGCGACGAGATCATTGCCGATCGAAAGGCCACCTACAGCCTGCGCGAGGCCCTGAGCACGCGCTACGAGATCGGCTGCCCGTCGAAGTACCTGGCGAGGGCGGTGGCCGAGCGTACCGGTCACGCCGAGCTCACCCGCTTGATCGAGGCCGGCGACGCACCGGCGCTCGACGTCTGGCTCCGCGGCCGTGATGTGCTCGACCTGCTGAACATCGATCCGGCGCTGCACTTCGCCCCCGAGGAACTTCTCGAGGAACTCAGTCCGCTCGCCCACCGCGAGTACTCGATCTCGTCGAGCCCCACGGTTCACCCGGGGACCGTGCACATCACGATGGCGACCGTGCGCTACGTCGCCGACGACCGCGAACGCGGCGGTGTCTGCTCGACGCACCTCGCCGACCGCTGCGCACCCGGCGACACCGTGAACGTCTTCATCACCCCCAACAAGACGTTTCGTCTTCCCGAGGGCGACGTCCCGGCCGTCATGATCGGTCCGGGGACCGGCATCGCCCCGTTCCGCGCCTTCCTCCATCACCGTGCGGCCTCCGGCTCGACCGGACCGAACTGGTTGTTCTTCGGCGACCAGCATCGCGACACCGACTACCTCTACGCCGACGAGATCGACGGTTTCGTCACCGACGGCCTGCTGGACCGACTGGATCTCGCCTTCTCGCGGGACCAGGAGCACAAGGTCTACGTGCAGGACCGGATGCGCGAGAACGGCGCAGACCTGTTCGCCTGGCTGGAGAAGGGCGCCCACGTCTACGTGTGCGGTGATGCCGCCACGATGGCCGGCGACGTCGACGCGGCCCTGCACGAGATCGTCGCCCAGCACGGCGGTCTCGACTCCGACGCCGCCCGCGACTACGTCGACGCGCTCCGCGCCGCCGGCCGCTACGCCCGCGACGTCTACTGA
- the rpmE gene encoding 50S ribosomal protein L31: MKQGIHPEYAATTVVCGCGNTFETRSTAANGRINVEVCSQCHPFYTGKQKILDTGGRVARFEKRYGKRSK; encoded by the coding sequence ATGAAGCAGGGAATTCACCCCGAGTACGCGGCGACCACCGTCGTCTGCGGCTGCGGCAACACGTTCGAGACCCGCAGCACCGCTGCCAACGGTCGTATCAACGTCGAAGTCTGCTCGCAGTGCCACCCGTTCTACACGGGCAAGCAGAAGATCCTCGACACCGGCGGCCGTGTCGCCCGGTTCGAGAAGCGCTACGGCAAGCGCTCCAAGTAG